Part of the Sulfurimonas denitrificans DSM 1251 genome is shown below.
ATATTTACCTCGGCAATATCGCTAATTCTGACATCTCTTGCATCTTCATTTTTTATAATAAGGGTTGAGATATCTTCGAGATTTTTAAGTCTTCCCTCAGTTCTTATGAAAAGGCTCTGCTCACCTATAGAGAGTCTTCCGACACCCTCATTTTTGTTATTTTTACTAAGAGCACTTTGAAGCATATCCACTGTGATTTTATATAACTTCATCTTTGCAAAGTCAGGAGTCACCTCATAGGTTTTTACATATCCACCCAAAGCGTTTGTATCTGCAACTCCATCAATAGAGCGGATTCTTTTGTTTATAACCCAATCAAGAAGTGTCCTCTTTTGCATCAAATCAAGCGTATCGGACTCTATCGTAAACATCAAAACTTCACCAAGAGGTGTAGTGATGGGAGCAAGCCCGCCTGAAACATTCTCTGGTAGAGTATCTTTGACTTCACTAAGTCTTTGTGCTACTTGCTGTCTTGCCCAGTAGATATCAACCCCATCTTCAAAATCAATAGTGATATCGCAAATTCCGTACTTTGCAAGCGAGCGCACTATAAGTTGTTTTGGAATACTTTGAAGATTCTGCTCAACTGGAATCATTACGCGAGACTCCATCTCAGCGGGTGTCATTCCTGAAGATTTTAGTATGATTTTTACTTGTGTTGGTGCCACATCTGGATAAGCATCTACTGGTAACTTTAACATAGAAGATGCCCCAAAAATAAAAACTGCCATAGCCACCAAAAGAGTTAAAAATCTTTGAGAGAGTACAAAATTTATTAGTTTCTCACTCATCTAAATGCTCCAAAGCACTAAGGAGTGCGGAAGTTGAACTTGAAACAACTTCATCACTCTCACTTAAGTGCGCTTGTATAACATAGCTCTGAGGGCTCTCTTTGAGTATCAAAACGCTGAGCGGCTCATATCCATTTGAGACTTTTTTAAAGATTAATGCCCTGTTTTGCTCGTAAACTAAAGCGCTCTTAGCAATTTCAAATGCACCCTCTACGCTCTTTTTTATCTTTGCAAAATAGACTCTATTTATCATTACATCTTTTGCATCTTCTATGATTGCTCTAACGCCAATGGATTGTGTCTCTTCATCTGCTATATTTGAGATGGCTACGATTTTAGCGCTTTTGTCTTCAAAGTAGCATCTATCTCCAAGAGCTATATTTTTTGCAATATCAATAGGTACATGTAACTCCAAATATCTCTTAGAATCAGCAAAAATTTTCATCATAGTTTTGCTTGAGTCCACCTTCTCTCCGACATTAACATCTATTGAATCTACTAGAGCGTCTCTTGGTGCTAAGATAGTTATTGACTCTATAAGTTTATGCGTTTCTCTTACTCTCTTTAGCATTGAAGTATCAAAGCCACTTATAAGAAGTTCACCCTCACTTAACTTTACCCTTATCTCAGAGTTTAGTCTCTCCTTTTGTGATGCAAATAGATTTTTTTGTGAGATGATGCCCTCATGATAGAGTTTTTCATCTCTTTGATAATTTTTAAGCGAGTTTTCACTCTCTAAGAGAGCGTTGATATAATCTTTTTGAAGGTTTAAAAGCTCACTGCTTCTTATTGAGAGAAGCTTATCTCCTCTCTTTACATGTAGTAACTTTGTAACAAATATATCTGTAACAACCGAGTCAACTGCCAGCCCGATAGATATGATATCTTTTGCATCTAAAGTAACTTTTGCATTGTATGCCCCAAACTCTATACTTGTTGCTTTTTTAACCTTTGTAGTTTTGATACCTAAATCATCTTGCTGTTTTTGGCTCATCTCAATAGTTGCAAAAAGGCTCAAACAAGCAACACTTAATAGTAATAATATTTTCATAATTTTCCTCTCATATCAGCTTTTTTATAAAATTCAAAAAGCTCATTATAATAATCTTTTTTTATCTCTTGAAGCTCTATCGTTGTATTTGAATATGACCTTGTAGCATCAAGAAACTCTAAAACACTACTATGCCCCTCATGTAGAGATTTTTTAGCCAAATCTTTTAACTCCAAACTCATGGGCAAAATCTCCTCATCAAGCAAAACAAACTCCTCATAAAGAGTTCTTAATTTTTTCTTCGATGCCATAAGAGAGTTTTGTATCTCGATTGTGAGCGCATCTTTTTTGGCAAGGAGTGAAGCACTTTTATGTAGATATTCAGCTCTTTGTGTCTGGGCTTTTGAACTTAGAAAATCAAGTGGAATATTGAGTCCAAATGTATAACGATTAGCACTTAGCTCTTTTTCATAAAGTAGCTCATAACTAATAGCGCTTAGTGCTGAATTGTGTAAATCATAAAAAGATTTAGCCTCTTTTTGCTCATAAGAGAGCTCTTTTATGAGAGAATGTTCATCAACTCTCCCTAACTCTATCTCTTTTGTAATTTTCATCAAATCATTACACTCTAAATCTCGTATTTCAAGGCTCTCAACTGCCTCTTGAAGATTTGAGAGTTCTGATATATACTCTCTTTTATAAGTCTCTACTCTCTGCTTTGTTTTTGCTAAGTCTAACTTATTAAAAAGTAGCTCTTTTTTTGAAATCTCTCCAAATTCATAAGCTTTGCGTAGTTTAGAAAAACTCTCACTCTGCTCATCATAAACTCTTTGCAAAGATTGACTCATCTCTTTTGATGCACATGCTTGATGATATATTTTTTCTATATCAAGAGTCAAAACATCAATAGCATAAACTGCACCTTGCTCTATTGCTCTACTCTTTGCTTCTACCGCCGCATATTTGTTGCTGTTTGCAAAAGGGTGTGCTATTTCTTGAGAGACGCCAATGGCGTACTCTGAACCTTTATTGCCACTCTCATCAGCGTGAGATATATTTAACCCTAAATATGGTGCATCATAACTATTTATTAGCTCTGCGTGAGCAATATCTGATTTAGTCTGCTCTTTCATTGAAGTTACTCTTTTGCTCTTTTTAAATGCTTCTGTTATCTCGCTTAGATTTTGCGCAAATAAATTTATAGAGACAAAAATGAGTAAAAATATTTTTACTTTCATAGTTTTACCTTTTTTAAAATTTTTAGTTTATAAAAAAAGTTATGAGAGAGGGGGTCTTTGCAAAACAGGATTTATATTTGAGCTTAGGCTAATAATCATGTTTGAAGGTGGGGTGTCTAGGAGTTTTGTCTCTATAAAAAGAGTCTCTTGGAGGTTAACGTTAAAGATGTTGTGGATGGTGTCATGAATCTTGATTTGCATCTCTGCTTTGTCGCAGACTTTATAACTAACTTCGCATCTTGTATCTTGATGGATATCCTGCACAACATAGTCATGCACTATAAAAAAAGCAAAAGTAATAAGTAGTAAAGCTACAACCCTGTTTTTAATCATCTTCATAATGGGACAATTTTACACAAAAATCTATTATAAGAGTGTTAAGATTTAAAGCTAAATAAAAGATTTCTGTTTTAACGTTTTTTAAATAGATAGTCCTTTTTTATTATCAAACACACTCACGCAATTTCTTCCACTTTTTTTTGCCATATACAGAGCTTCATCTGCCTCATTAAGAACACTGTTTATGTCACAACCTTTTTTACCAAAACTAAGCCCTATTGATATGGTAATATTTACATGTTCACACTCAAAAATACTATTTTGAATCTCTTCTCTTATCTTCTGAGCTTTTTGTACTATATTTTCTTCTGAGATATCACTGCAGATAATTACGAACTCTTCTCCACCATAACGACACAAAATATCTGCATCTTGCGTTAGATATTTTAGTCTAAGAGCCAGAGATTTTAAAATACAATCCCCAGCCAAATGTCCTATCGTGTCGTTTATCTCTTTAAACTTATCTATATCTATAAATATGACTGCAAACATACTATTTTCTTTTTGCAAAATATTAAATTTCTCTAAAAAATCGTTTAAATAATGGCGATTATAAAGCCCTGTTAATCCATCTGTAAAAGCGTAATTATGAGCTTTTATATTTATTTTTTTTAAATCCTCTCTTAAGCTTAAAAACAATAATAAAGTAATTATAAGGGCAGATATTATAGAAAAAACAGCCTCTTGAATAAAAAGCATATAGGAGAAGTCACTTCTGAGTAAATCTTGGTTAATAATCAAAGTTCTTATAATTGAGAGCACTACTAATGCTACCAAAACAGTAACAGCTGTTCTTAAAATCAAACTTTTTTTCTCTTTATTGTTCATCATGACTTTATTGTCTCTTTTTTAGATTGAGTGCTTTTGAGCTCTTTGCATCTGGTATAACAAAATTTTATTATTTGTAACATCTTCAAAAACCACACTTGGACTTGCACCAAAAAATTTTTTAAAAACAGAGTTCATATGTGAATAATCACTATATAGATACTCCATCTCGTTAAATCCGCAATCATCTTCTATGTAAGCGAGTACTGTCTTGCAAAACTTTGAGATATAGATAAAATTTTTAGGTGTAAATCCGATGTTTCTTTTAAATTCTCTCTCAAGTTTGCTTCTGCTGCAACTAAACTCTTCAAGAAGATGTTTTACACTTACTTCAAAACGGTATATATTTATAATCTTATCCATAACATCTTGTATGCACATGCGAGTATTGTTACATGACTTTTGGAGCCTATCTAGAGCATCATTGAGATATTTAAGTTCAGCTTCCACGCACTCATGAGTATATAACTGACTAAAATACTCATCAATTATATTCTCTTGGATTTCTAAAAAGCACTTATTTAAAATAGTTGCATCTCTATTAAAGAGTTTGTAAAATCCAATTGGCGTAAGTTCTGCCATTATTAGTGGAAGTTTTACACTTGAGGCTAAGCTCTTATCGTAGAGTTTAAATTTTTTTATCTTGTTATTTTTAATGCTGATGGAGTAGTTTTTTGGAATATGAAATCTTTTATCCTCATTATAAATTTTGATATATCCATCAAACCCTCTATTAAATATTATAAAGTTACACCCATTTGGTAAAAACAGTAACTTTTCTATGCCCTCTAAAGAAGTCACTACAACATACTGTCTAACTACATCTTTCAGCTCTATTGCTGAAGGAAAAACATCATATATCATATTACTACCATTGTTTAATTTATGGTTAATAATATCCCTATTGTTGAATCTTTCCCTTGTATTAAATCGTCAAAAGTACTTATTTAGCGCCAATTTTAATTCTTAAATGTTATAATCGCAAAAATTAATTATTGGTACAAAGGTATATTATGGCGCAAACTATAACTGAAAAAATATTTTCACAGCATGTTGGAAGAGCAGTTTTTGCAGGGGAGATTATCCGCTGCAATATAGACATGGTAATCGGGAATGATATTACAACTCCAATCTCTATAAAAGCTTTTGAAGATAGCGGTGCTACAAAACTTGCAAATCCTGATGGTTTTTCTATCGTCCTTGATCACTTTATTCCAGCAAAAGATATAGCAAGCGCAAATCAGGCGAGAATCAGCCGTGATTTTGCAAAAAAATACTCTCTTAAAAACTTTTTTGATGAAAAAGATATGGGGATTGAACACGCACTTCTTCCAGAAAAAGGTCTCGTTGTCCCTGGAGATGTCATCATCGGTGCAGACAGCCATACGTGTACTCATGGTGCACTCGGGGCATTCTCCACTGGTATGGGGTCAACTGACCTAGCATTTGCCATGATTACTGGGGGAAACTGGTTTAAAGTTCCAGAGTCTATCAAAGTAAACCTAAGCGGAAAGCCATCAAAATATACAACTGGCAAAGATATTATTCTAGAGATTATCCGCTTAATCGGTGTTGATGGCGCCCTTTATAAAACATTGGAGTTCACTGGAAGCACAATTGAGCATCTTAGTATTGATGATAGATTTTCAATGTGCAACATGGCGATTGAAGCTGGCGCAAAGAGCGGAATAGTTGCTTATGATGAGACAACTAAAGCATTTTTAGCTGATAAAAACTTAGCAAGAGAACCTCGTATCCACTACTCAGATGCTGATGCTTCTTATGTTCAAATATTAAATATAGATGTTGCTTCGCTTGACCCAGTTATCGCTTATCCATTCTTGCCATCAAATGGGCACAGCGTTGTTCAAGCTCAAAAAGACAATATTAAAATAGATCAAGCCTTCATTGGAAGCTGCACAAACGGAAGACTAAGTGATCTTAAAGTTGCTGCAGAAATTTTAAAAGGCAAAAGAGTACATCCCGATGTTCGTCTTATAGTAACTCCTGGAACGCAGATGATATTAAGAGAAGCAAACAAACTCGGCTACATTGACATAATTGTAGATGCTGGTGGTGTTGTGAGTAACCCTACATGTGGAGCTTGTCTTGGTGGGTATATGGGGATTTTAGGAGATAATGAAGTTGCTATCTCAACAACAAATCGTAATTTTGTAGGCAGAATGGGCTCAAGAAGTTCAAAAGTATATCTGGCAAATTCAGCTGTTGCAGCAATCTCTGCGATAAAAGGTTACATTACAGACCCAAGATAATTAAATAGGTTATATAATTTGGTACCACTCCATTGCTTTAAGGGTACCTCTGTTACAATTCCAAAAACGTAAAGGAAGCAAAAAAATGAGAAAATTACTACTTATCCCAGCCCTTCTATTAGGCACTGCTGTTGTTGCACAAGAGTACAATTATGAGATTACACCTGTAATTGGAACAATGATTCCTGAGGGAAATTTAAAGTTAGACAACCAATTTTTAACTGGTGTAGAACTTCAATATAATGGTTTTGATGCTTTAATCAAGCCTGAACTAAGTTTCCTTTTCACAAACAATGCTGATTATAAAAACTCTAATATCACTACAGATATTTACCGTATAGCTCTAAATGGTGTTTATGAGTACAAATCAAACTCTCTCTTTACTCCATTAGCAAAAGTTGGTGTTGGATATGAGGCACTTGAAAATAACTTTGCAGGCAATAGAGATAGCGTATTTTTTGATGCTGGTGTTGGTGCAAAAGTTGCATTGGCAGAAAATATAGCTTTAAAACTTGAAGCTGTTTATATGTTAAAAAACAACAATGCTAGATGGGATAACAATTTAGCACTTCTTGCTGGTGTAAATTTTGCATTTGGACCAAAAGCTCAACCAGTTGTAGCTCCAGAGCCAGTTGCAGCACCTGCTCCTAAACCAGTACCTGCGCCAGCTGTAGTTCCAGCACCTGCTCCAAAACCTGTTGATGGCGATGATGATAAAGATGGTGTACTTAACTCAATAGACAAGTGCCCAAAAACACCTATTGGACATAAAGTTGACAAAGATGGCTGTTCAGTTCTTGTTGACCTTCATATTAACTTTGACACAGCTTCTTATAAAGTTGATAATGCTTCAATGCCAAAAGTAAAAGAGTTTGCGGAGTTCTTAAAAGATATGCCAAATTATAATGCAAAAATTGTTGGTCATACTGATAGCGTTGGAAGCGATAAAGACAACCAAAAATTATCAGAAAATAGAGCAAATTCAGTTAAGACTCTTATCGTAAAAGAGGGTAT
Proteins encoded:
- a CDS encoding 3-isopropylmalate dehydratase large subunit is translated as MAQTITEKIFSQHVGRAVFAGEIIRCNIDMVIGNDITTPISIKAFEDSGATKLANPDGFSIVLDHFIPAKDIASANQARISRDFAKKYSLKNFFDEKDMGIEHALLPEKGLVVPGDVIIGADSHTCTHGALGAFSTGMGSTDLAFAMITGGNWFKVPESIKVNLSGKPSKYTTGKDIILEIIRLIGVDGALYKTLEFTGSTIEHLSIDDRFSMCNMAIEAGAKSGIVAYDETTKAFLADKNLAREPRIHYSDADASYVQILNIDVASLDPVIAYPFLPSNGHSVVQAQKDNIKIDQAFIGSCTNGRLSDLKVAAEILKGKRVHPDVRLIVTPGTQMILREANKLGYIDIIVDAGGVVSNPTCGACLGGYMGILGDNEVAISTTNRNFVGRMGSRSSKVYLANSAVAAISAIKGYITDPR
- a CDS encoding GGDEF domain-containing protein, which gives rise to MMNNKEKKSLILRTAVTVLVALVVLSIIRTLIINQDLLRSDFSYMLFIQEAVFSIISALIITLLLFLSLREDLKKINIKAHNYAFTDGLTGLYNRHYLNDFLEKFNILQKENSMFAVIFIDIDKFKEINDTIGHLAGDCILKSLALRLKYLTQDADILCRYGGEEFVIICSDISEENIVQKAQKIREEIQNSIFECEHVNITISIGLSFGKKGCDINSVLNEADEALYMAKKSGRNCVSVFDNKKGLSI
- a CDS encoding OmpA family protein; the protein is MRKLLLIPALLLGTAVVAQEYNYEITPVIGTMIPEGNLKLDNQFLTGVELQYNGFDALIKPELSFLFTNNADYKNSNITTDIYRIALNGVYEYKSNSLFTPLAKVGVGYEALENNFAGNRDSVFFDAGVGAKVALAENIALKLEAVYMLKNNNARWDNNLALLAGVNFAFGPKAQPVVAPEPVAAPAPKPVPAPAVVPAPAPKPVDGDDDKDGVLNSIDKCPKTPIGHKVDKDGCSVLVDLHINFDTASYKVDNASMPKVKEFAEFLKDMPNYNAKIVGHTDSVGSDKDNQKLSENRANSVKTLIVKEGIDTKRITTEGKGEKSPIATNDTKEGKAQNRRIEAELIKK
- a CDS encoding efflux RND transporter periplasmic adaptor subunit, whose protein sequence is MKILLLLSVACLSLFATIEMSQKQQDDLGIKTTKVKKATSIEFGAYNAKVTLDAKDIISIGLAVDSVVTDIFVTKLLHVKRGDKLLSIRSSELLNLQKDYINALLESENSLKNYQRDEKLYHEGIISQKNLFASQKERLNSEIRVKLSEGELLISGFDTSMLKRVRETHKLIESITILAPRDALVDSIDVNVGEKVDSSKTMMKIFADSKRYLELHVPIDIAKNIALGDRCYFEDKSAKIVAISNIADEETQSIGVRAIIEDAKDVMINRVYFAKIKKSVEGAFEIAKSALVYEQNRALIFKKVSNGYEPLSVLILKESPQSYVIQAHLSESDEVVSSSTSALLSALEHLDE
- a CDS encoding TolC family protein translates to MKVKIFLLIFVSINLFAQNLSEITEAFKKSKRVTSMKEQTKSDIAHAELINSYDAPYLGLNISHADESGNKGSEYAIGVSQEIAHPFANSNKYAAVEAKSRAIEQGAVYAIDVLTLDIEKIYHQACASKEMSQSLQRVYDEQSESFSKLRKAYEFGEISKKELLFNKLDLAKTKQRVETYKREYISELSNLQEAVESLEIRDLECNDLMKITKEIELGRVDEHSLIKELSYEQKEAKSFYDLHNSALSAISYELLYEKELSANRYTFGLNIPLDFLSSKAQTQRAEYLHKSASLLAKKDALTIEIQNSLMASKKKLRTLYEEFVLLDEEILPMSLELKDLAKKSLHEGHSSVLEFLDATRSYSNTTIELQEIKKDYYNELFEFYKKADMRGKL
- a CDS encoding helix-turn-helix domain-containing protein, whose amino-acid sequence is MIYDVFPSAIELKDVVRQYVVVTSLEGIEKLLFLPNGCNFIIFNRGFDGYIKIYNEDKRFHIPKNYSISIKNNKIKKFKLYDKSLASSVKLPLIMAELTPIGFYKLFNRDATILNKCFLEIQENIIDEYFSQLYTHECVEAELKYLNDALDRLQKSCNNTRMCIQDVMDKIINIYRFEVSVKHLLEEFSCSRSKLEREFKRNIGFTPKNFIYISKFCKTVLAYIEDDCGFNEMEYLYSDYSHMNSVFKKFFGASPSVVFEDVTNNKILLYQMQRAQKHSI